The genomic window ATCTCGTTGCGGAAGCTCTTGCCGATCTGGCCGATGCCGAACGGCGGCTTCTTGCGCGACGTGGTGAGCACGTTGGCGAAGTTGACGAAAATGCCCTGAGCGGTCTCGGGACGCAGGTAGTGCAGTCCCTCTTCGTTGTCGACAGGTCCGAGGTACGTCTTGAGCAGACCCGAGAATGCGCGCGGCTCGGTCCACTGGCCCGGATCGCCGGTCTCGGGATCACGGATGTCGGCGAGACCGTTCTCGGGCGGACGTCCGTGCTTCTCCTCGTAGGCCTCGAGGAGATGGTCGGCGCGATAACGCTTGTGGGTGATGAGCGACTCGACAAGCGGATCGGAGAACGTCTCGACGTGACCCGAGGCTTCCCAGACCTCACGCGGCAGGATCACCGATGAGTCGAGACCGACCGTGTCCTCGCGGGTGGTGACCATATTGCGCCACCACTGCTTCTTGATGTTGTCCTTGAGCTCGACGCCTAGAGGGCCGTAATCCCACGCCGACTTGGTACCGCCGTAGATCTCGCCGCACTGGTAGACGAGTCCTCGGCGCTTGGCGAGGTTGGCGACGGTTTCGACTTTGGACTTGGGTGCCACTGGCGGAGCTCTCCATCTTGGTGTCTTGCGAGAGGGACGTATACCAGCAGAAGCCTATCGGTCGACGGTGGTTTCTCCGAACGGTCCCCACCGAGGTTTGACATGCACAGTCGTGCATATCAAAATGGATATGGTTTGCATTAACACTCACTGCACTAGGGTGGAGTCCGGACCCGCGCACTCATCGAAGGAGAAATCTGTTGGCAATCCTGGAGACAGACCCTTCGCACCTCGGTGACGATCACGTGGCGATCGGCGGCCATACGCACGATCCATTCGTTTCCGCCCCACCCGCGCCGATCCCTCCGAAGGAGACACTGGCCGCGGCCGGAGACATCCTGCGGGCACTGGCTGCGCCGGTTCGAATCGCCATCGTTCTTCAATTGCGGGAGTCCGAGCGCTGTGTGCACGAACTCGTGGGCGCCCTCGGAGTGACCCAGCCGCTGATCAGCCAACACCTGCGAGTGCTGAAGGCTGCCGGCGTGGTGCAAGGAGAGCGCAACGGACGGGAAGTCCTTTACCGACTCGTCGACGACCACCTCGCCCACATCGTCGTCGACGCCGTGGCGCATGCCGAGGAAGGCTGAACACGTGACCGACAAGACCGAGACCGTACGACCACGTAAACCCGTGGCAGTCGGCGTACGCGCAACCAAGCAGCGCAGCGCGATCTCCGACCTACTCGACGACATCGAGGAGTTCCGCTCCGCGCAAGACCTGCACGACGAACTACGCAAGCGCGGTGAGGGCATCGGTCTGACCACCGTCTACCGAACACTCCAAACCCTGGCCGACGCAGGCACGGTCGATGTGCTGCGCGTCGACACCGGCGAGTCCGTGTACCGCCGCTGCTCCTCTGGTCATCACCATCACCTGGTCTGTCGAGACTGCGGCTACACCGTCGAGGTCGAAGGGCCGACGGTCGAGAAGTGGTCGCAGAGCGTCGCCGAGGACAACGGTTTCACCGAGGTCAGTCACACCGTGGAAATCTTCGGCCTCTGCAGCGAGTGCAAGGCCAAGTAACTCAGGGCAACAGTCCTTCGCGGGCTTTCTCCACCCCTCCGAGCACGAGAACCAGCATCGTCATCAGCGCTTCGTCGTCCAGGCCGCTTGCTGGAAAAGTGTAGCGCAACAACACATCTGCCGACTTCTCGTGGACGTTGACCGAAATGGATCCGAACTGTGAGTCCGCGTTTCGGTCAGCGACCTTCTTGTGCAACGCAGCTTTCAGTGGCCGATCCCACGCCAGGACTGCCGTCAGCGACAGCACTTCCAAACCCGGCGACAGTGCCACCGAGCGAAGTGAGCACAGAGCGCCCGCATAATCGAAACCGAGCGAGCCCTCCTCCCCCACCACGACAGTCGCGAACTGTGCCAACGCTACTTCTGCGCGGGATTGCAAAGACAACTGCTCACTCATACTTGACTCCACCGAATCTGCGATCACGTGATGCGTATTCGACGCATGCTTCCCACAGATCCCGGCGGTCGAAGTCCGGGAAAAGCTTCTTCTGAAACACGAACTCCGCGTAGGCCGATTGCCAGATGAGGAAGTTCGACGTCCGCTGCTCCCCGGACGGACGTAGGAACAGGTCGACGTCCGGCATATCGGATTCGTCGAGGTATTTGGCGACGGTCGCCTCGGTGATCTTCTCGGGATCGAGCTTGCCTGCGGCAACCTGCCGCGCAATTTCCTTTGTGGCGTCGGCGATTTCGGCCCGGCCGCCGTAGTTGACGCACATGGTCAAGGTCATGACCGTGTTCTTCTTCGTCAGTTCCTCGGCCACTTCGAGTTCCTTGATGACGCTGCGCCACAACCGTGGTCGCCGCCCTGCCCATCGCACGCGCACGCCCATCTCGTTCATCTCGTCGCGGCGCCGCCGAATCACGTCACGGTTGAAGCCCATGAGAAATTTGACCTCGTCAGGGCTTCGCTTCCAGTTTTCGGTCGAGAATGCGTACGCGGAGAGCCACTTGACGCCGATGTCTATGCACCCGCAGACCGTGTCCATGAGAACGGCTTCGCCCTTTTCGTGACCTGCGGTGCGCGGCAGTCCACGGTCCTGAGCCCAGCGTCCGTTGCCGTCCATCACCAGGGCGACATGCTTCGGGATGAGCTCCGGCTGAAGAATCGGCGGTCTCGCACCGGACGGGTGTGGATCCGGGGGACGTACCGCCGACACCTCGTCAGGCTGAGTACGCGGTTCTCGTCGCAGAATCACGGTCTTCATCCTGCCCGACGGTCGATCCAACGGACGAAGCAGGCTCGCCCTGATGCGGCGCGGACCTCTCGATGAGTGGCAGTGTTCGCAACTGACGTTCGAGATGCCATTGCAGATGAGCAGCGACCAGTCCGCTCGCCTGAGATCGAACTGCCGTCGACGTCGTCTCCGTGTAGTCCCATTCTCCCCGTTCGAGCGCGACCATCAGATCCATGACTCCCGTCATGGGTGTTGCCGAGCCGGGTGGTCTGCAATGGACGCAGACCGAACCACCTGCCGCGACGTGGAATGCGCGATGCGGACCTGGCGCGGCGCATCGTGCACACTCCGTCAACGACGGCGCCCAGCCGGAGAACCCCATGGCACGAAGTAGGAAGGCGTCGAGAATCAGTTCCGAGGGCCGTGCACGTTCACTCAGGGCACGCAGAGCTCCGACCGTCAGCTGATGCAGGCGCTTCGCCGGGGCATGTTCCTCGCCCGCCAACCGTTCCGCGGTCTCGAGAATCGCGCACCCTGTGGTGTAGCAACCGTAATCGGTGACGATGTCACCGCCGAACGCATTGACGGTGTGCACCTGGGTGACGATGTCGAGGTTGCGACCCGGATAGAGCAGCACATCGACGTGCGCGAAGGGTTCCAGCCTGGCGCCGAACTTGGACTTCGTACGGCGGACGCCTTTGGCGACGGCCCTGACGATGCCGTTGTCGCGGGTCAGGAGCGTGACAATGCGGTCGGCTTCGCCCAGCTTGTGCTGGCGCAGCACGACTGCGTTGTCCCGGTAGAGCCTCACGTTCTCCAGTCTCCCACGTTGCAGGTGGGATGGACTTCTGCCACTCCGCCGGTCAGGTTCACACTCCCGCAGCGGCGACCATATGATCAGCGCCGAACGCGCAACGGCGAGGACGAACTCGTCAGAACCCCAGTTTGCCCATCTGCTTGGGATCGGTCTGCCAATCCTTGGCAATTTTGACGTGCAGATCGAGGTAGATCCTCGTACCGAGGAGCTTCTCGATCTGAAGCCGCGACGCGGTACCGACTTCCTTCAGTCTCGATCCGCCCTTGCCGATGATGATGGCCTTCTGACTCGATCGTTCGACGTAGAGGATGGCATGGACGTCGAGCATGTTGTCGTGCCCCTCGCGAGGGGTGACCTCCTCGATCACCACGGCGAGTGAGTGAGGGAGTTCGTCACGCACGCCCTCGAGCGCGGCCTCGCGAATGAGTTCGGCCATCAGGATTTCTTCCGGCTCGTCGGTCAACTCACCGTCCGGATAGAACGCAGGCCCCTGCGGCAACTCCGATGCGAGCAGATCGACCAGCTTCTCCACCTGCTCACCCGACGCCGCCGACACCGGGATCACGTGGCTGTCCTCACCGAGCAGCTTCGACAGCGCCATCAACTGCTGTACGACGCGTTCCTTCTTGACCTTGTCGATCTTGGTGATGACACCGATCAACGTCGTCTTCGGTGCGATGTGGCGAACCTGCTCGAGAATCCACCGATCACCGGGGCCGATCTTCTCGTCTGCAGGGATGCACAGGCAGATGACGTCGACCTCGGAGTACGTGTCCTGCACCAGGTCGTTGAGGCGCTGACCGAGAAGCGTTCGGGGACGGTGCAATCCGGGAGTGTCGACGAGAATGAGCTGAGCGTGCTCGCGATGGACGATGCCGCGGATCGTGTGCCGCGTCGTCTGTGGACGAGACGACGTGATGGCGATCTTCGAACCGACCAGCGCGTTGGTCAGCGTCGACTTCCCCGTGTTCGGCCGGCCGACGAAACAGATGAATCCGGACCTGAAATCGTGTTCGCTCGAATCGGTCATCGAGCACCTCCCAGCTCTTCCCGCCGCCGAAGGGCCGGGATGGTCGTCGTGGTATCGCCGTTGCTATCGAGCATCGGCGTCTTCTGTCTCGGAAACCTGATCGTCTCGGTCGTCACCCTCCGGAGCGGGTACGCGTTCGACGAGAACCGTCGTGATACGAACGCGACCTTTGGGATCGGCGCCACCTTCGCCGACGAGGGTCAATCCGTGCGTTTCGACCCGCGAGCCGGGCAGCGGTACGCGACCGAGTTCGTAACCGAGCAGCCCACCGATCGTGTCGACGTCTTCCGATTCGATGTCGATCCCGAACAACTCGCCGACATCCTCGAGCGGAACACGCGCCGAAATGCGGTATCGACCATCACCGAGGTCTTCGATGGGCGCGACTTCGTCGGCGTCGTACTCGTCGGCAATCTCTCCGACGATTTCCTCCAACACGTCCTCGATGGTGACGAGCCCTGCTGTTCCGCCGTATTCGTCGACGAGCACTGCCATATGGTTTCGGTCGCGCTGCATTTCCGCCAGCAGACTGTCGAGGGCTTTCGAGTCCGGTACGAACACGGCAGGACGCATCAGCTGATCGACGCGAACGCCTCGACCTCCATCGGTGGAGTAATAGGTCTGCTGGACAAGATCTTTGAGGTAGACGACACCGACGATGTCGTCGACGTTCTCCCCGATCACCGGGATTCGCGAATGCCCACTTCGTACCGCGAGGGACGTCGCCTGTCCTGCAGACTTGTCGGATTCGATCCACACCATCTCGGGCCTGGGAACCATCACTTCACGTGCAGAGGTGTCGCCGAGCTCGAAGACCGACTGGATCATACGGCGCTCGTCGTCTGCCACCACGCCTCGTTCGCGCGCCATGTCGACGAGTTCGCGCAGCTCGATCTCAGAGGCGAACGGGCCGTTGCGAAATCCACGGCCGGGGGTGATGGCATTTCCGATGAGGATGAGCAGACGACTGACCGGGCCCAGGATCCAACCGAGGGCCCGCAGAGGAAACGCTGCCGACAGCGCGATCGAGTATGCGTGCTGCCGACCGAGAGTTCGCGGACCGACACCGACCGCGACGTAACTGACGAGAACCATCACGATCGCCGTCACAGCAAGCGCGAGAGTTTCCGAGAACAGGTCCATCATTCCGCCCGCGAGCAAGACAGTCGCGGCGATCTCGCACAGGATCCGAAGCAGCACCGTCAGATTCACGTACCTCGGGCGATCTGCGACTATGGATCGGAGACCGATGGCACCCGAACGTTCGTCCTTGACCATGTCTTCGAGACGCGCCCGCGACACCGTGTTGAGTGCGGAATCGACTGCGGCGAAAAGCCCTGCGACGGGCACCAGCACCACAGCGGAGACGATCAGTGCCGGCGCATTGCTCACAGGTTCTCGTCCCTGGCGAACCCGGTCTTACCGAGCAGACGCTCGTCGCGCGCCGCCTGGACATCGGCCTCTTCCGCCCGCCGAAGATCCTCGTACCACTCTTCGAGGATCCGGTTCTGGAGACCGAACATCTCCTTCTCCTCATCCGGCTCTGCGTGGTCGTAGCCGAGCAGATGCAACACCCCGTGCACCGTCAGCAACGCCAACTCGTGTTCGAGCGGATGTCCAGCAGCTGCAGCTTGATCGGCGGCGAACGATGGGCACAACACGATGTCTCCGAGCATCGACGGCCCAGGTTCGGGGGCGTCCGGCCGTCCGCCGGGCTCGAGCTCGTCCATCGGAAACGACATGACATCGGTCGGACCGGGCAGGTCCATCCATCGCATGTGCAGATCGGCCATCGTCGCCGAGTCGACCAGCACCATCGACAGCTCGGCGGCGGGGTGAACGTCCATACTTGCGATCGCGAACCGTGCCACGCTCACGAGTTCCGGCTCGGAGATATCCATCCCCGACTCGTTGGACACCTCGATACTCATTTACCGCTCATTCTCTCGACAGACTTGAAGTCTTACCCACACAGGACACATCAGTCTATCGGCGAGCAGAACGTGGACCACCCGAGCGTCGCTCCGCTCGGTTTCCGATCTGTTCGTTGCTCTCCCGCGAGGACTCGAAACGCTCGTACGCGTCGACGATCTCCGACACCAGACGGTGACGGACCACGTCACTGCTGGTGAGGTGGGCGAAGTGGATATCGTCCACCTCGGTCAGAATTTCGCTTGCCGCACGGAGACCCGAACGCGCTCCTCCGGGCAGGTCGACCTGGGTGACGTCGCCGGTGACGACGATCTTGGCACCGAAACCGAGCCTGGTCAGGAACATCTTCATCTGTTCAGCGGTGGTGTTCTGCGCCTCGTCGAGAATGATGAACGCGTCGTTGAGAGTGCGCCCACGCATGTACGCCAGCGGCGCCACCTCGATGACGCCTGCCTGCATCAGCTTCGGGATGGCTTCGACGTCCATCATGTCGTGCAACGCGTCGTGCAGCGGCCGCAAATAGGGATCGATCTTCTCGTGCAGGGTCCCCGGCAGGAACCCCAGACGCTCACCGGCTTCGACCGCGGGCCTGGTCAGAATGATGCGACTGACCTGTTTTGCCTGCAACGCCTGCACGGCTTTCGCCATCGCAAGGTAGGTCTTGCCAGTGCCGGCAGGGCCGATTCCGAACACGATGGTGTTGGCGTCTATGGCGTCGACGTAGCGCTTCTGATTGAGGGTCTTGGGCCGGATGGTCTTGCCCCGACGCGACAGAATGTCCAGGCTGAGCACCTCGGCGGGCGACTCGGACACTCCCTCGGTCAACATGGCGACCGTTCGACGGACCGCGTCGGGAGTCAGAGGCTGAGCCCGCTTGACGACGGCAGCCAGCTCCGAGATCACACGCTCGGCCAGAGCAACGTCGGCGACCTTGCCCGTCAACGTCACCGCGTTTCCCCGTACGTGGATGTCCGCGCTGAGCACCTGCTCCAACGCCCGCAGATTCTCGTCCGAGGCACCGAGTAGCGGTGGAACGGCGTCGGGCGCCAATTCCATACTCGATCGAACCTGGCGCTCGGCGGGAAATTCGCTGTGTTCGCTCACGTGGTGGCTATGGCCTGCTTTCGGGTGTCGCTGTCGGTTCGTTGATTCGAGTTTAACGCTCGGGGACCGACACGCATTCCCATTAATCGAGCACCGCGGCGAGAGACTGCTTCCAGCACTCGCTCCCCGGCCGGAGAAACGAGAAGTGGTCTTCGCCGTCGACGACCGTCAGGGACGCCGTGTCACCTGCAGCCACAGCGGCGGCGACGTATCGTTCGCTCTGGGACACGGGCACCTGAACGTCGAGGCCAACATGGATACAGCGCACAGGGATCCCGGTCGGTAGAAGGTGTATCGGTGACGCGGCGCGGTACGCCTCTGGATCGTCGTCGTAGGCGACGCCGAGCAATTCCTCCAGCACCGGGCTGACAATCCCCTTGGCCGGGCCGACAGTGAGATCCAGTACACCGGCCTGACACACCACGCGGGACAGTCCGATGATCGAATCCTGCTGCCCCGCCGCCCACATCGCAAGGTGGCCACCTGCCGAGTGACCGATCAATCGAACGTCTCCCATGTCGAACCGAAGCGTCGAATGCTCTTGTACTACATCGCCTATCGCGTTCAGAGCCGCGAGAACATCGGCGCTGATCTCCGGCCATGCGCCGCCGGCATCGATGCGTCGGTACTCGATGTTCCAGGCTGCGAAGCCTGCTCGAGCGAATTCGACAGCGTACTGCGTTCCGAGGTTCAGGGCATACCGGCCGCTCCAGGATCCGCCGTGAACGACGGCGACCACCGGAATCGGCTCCGTCGGAGAACCTTCCGGGAGATACAGGTGCCCGAACTGCTCCGGGTGAGCACCGTAGGCAATCTTGATTCGATTCACGATGCCGACCCGAAGTCGAGCGGCGCACTGGACCACCGATCAGTCGACACCCCGATTGCGCCGAGCGCAACAGCTGCGGCAGTCGAGGTTCGTAATACCGTGGGACCCAACATCACCGGCGTCGCACCCGCGCCCGTCAGCTTGTCGATCTCCTTGTCGTCGATGCCACCTTCAGGCCCCACCACGAGCAGCACCTCCGACACGTCCCGGAAAGGCAGCGACGAGAATTCTGCGGTAGCGGCCTCGTGCAGCACTGCGACGATGCCGCCCCTGGCCGTCACAGACGTCACCAAGGACACGACGGCTGCCGTGTCGAGGAGATCGTGAACCTCGGGCACGAACGGCCGCCTCGACTGCTTCGAAGCGGCGGCCGCGACGCCGCGCCACTTCGCGACGCCTTTGACGGCCTTGGCACCCTCCCACCGAGCGACACAGCGCGACGATTGCCACGGGTAGATCGAGTCGATTCCCGCCTCGGTTGCCAGTTCGACCGACAGCTCCGATCGCTCTGCCTTGGGTAGGGCCTGCACCAACCCGACGGTCGGCGTCGGCCGATGGGCCTCCGAACGCGCGTCGACCAGTAGTTCGAGCCGATCCCGCTCGACTGCGGTCACAACGGTGTCCGCGAGCCCGCCTGCACCGTCGGAGAGCAGGATTCGCTCCCCGACGCGGATGCGGCGGACGGTAGCCGCGTGGTGGCCTTCCTTGCCGTCGAGTACGGCTGTGCCGCCTACATCAGGCAGGTGGCGCAGATAGAAGACGGTCGCAGCCATGGGTCAGCGACCGCTGAATGCTTCCCGCAGGCGGGAGAACAATCCGCCGCTGTGCTGCGAGCCGGTGGTGACGACCTCGGCGGCATCCCGATCGCGCAGTCGCTTCAGGTCCTCCAACAGTTGCGTCTGCTTGCTGTCCAGCTTCGCCGGCACGACGACTTCGAGGTGCGCGTGCAGATCGCCACGGATTCCGGATCGCAGCTTCGGCATGCCGTGTCCACGAAGCACCGCGACCGCGCCGGGCTGGGTTCCCTGGTCGATCGAGATCTCGGTGGGACCGTCGATGATGGCGTCGATGGACACCGACGTTCCGAGTGCGGCGTCGACCATCGGTACGCGGATGGTGCAATGCAGGTCGTCGCCGTCACGGACGAACACCTCGTGCT from Rhodococcus sp. P1Y includes these protein-coding regions:
- a CDS encoding 16S rRNA (uracil(1498)-N(3))-methyltransferase, producing MAATVFYLRHLPDVGGTAVLDGKEGHHAATVRRIRVGERILLSDGAGGLADTVVTAVERDRLELLVDARSEAHRPTPTVGLVQALPKAERSELSVELATEAGIDSIYPWQSSRCVARWEGAKAVKGVAKWRGVAAAASKQSRRPFVPEVHDLLDTAAVVSLVTSVTARGGIVAVLHEAATAEFSSLPFRDVSEVLLVVGPEGGIDDKEIDKLTGAGATPVMLGPTVLRTSTAAAVALGAIGVSTDRWSSAPLDFGSAS
- a CDS encoding alpha/beta hydrolase family protein — protein: MNRIKIAYGAHPEQFGHLYLPEGSPTEPIPVVAVVHGGSWSGRYALNLGTQYAVEFARAGFAAWNIEYRRIDAGGAWPEISADVLAALNAIGDVVQEHSTLRFDMGDVRLIGHSAGGHLAMWAAGQQDSIIGLSRVVCQAGVLDLTVGPAKGIVSPVLEELLGVAYDDDPEAYRAASPIHLLPTGIPVRCIHVGLDVQVPVSQSERYVAAAVAAGDTASLTVVDGEDHFSFLRPGSECWKQSLAAVLD
- the recO gene encoding DNA repair protein RecO; protein product: MRLYRDNAVVLRQHKLGEADRIVTLLTRDNGIVRAVAKGVRRTKSKFGARLEPFAHVDVLLYPGRNLDIVTQVHTVNAFGGDIVTDYGCYTTGCAILETAERLAGEEHAPAKRLHQLTVGALRALSERARPSELILDAFLLRAMGFSGWAPSLTECARCAAPGPHRAFHVAAGGSVCVHCRPPGSATPMTGVMDLMVALERGEWDYTETTSTAVRSQASGLVAAHLQWHLERQLRTLPLIERSAPHQGEPASSVGSTVGQDEDRDSATRTAYSA
- a CDS encoding PhoH family protein — its product is MELAPDAVPPLLGASDENLRALEQVLSADIHVRGNAVTLTGKVADVALAERVISELAAVVKRAQPLTPDAVRRTVAMLTEGVSESPAEVLSLDILSRRGKTIRPKTLNQKRYVDAIDANTIVFGIGPAGTGKTYLAMAKAVQALQAKQVSRIILTRPAVEAGERLGFLPGTLHEKIDPYLRPLHDALHDMMDVEAIPKLMQAGVIEVAPLAYMRGRTLNDAFIILDEAQNTTAEQMKMFLTRLGFGAKIVVTGDVTQVDLPGGARSGLRAASEILTEVDDIHFAHLTSSDVVRHRLVSEIVDAYERFESSRESNEQIGNRAERRSGGPRSARR
- a CDS encoding isoprenyl transferase; translated protein: MKTVILRREPRTQPDEVSAVRPPDPHPSGARPPILQPELIPKHVALVMDGNGRWAQDRGLPRTAGHEKGEAVLMDTVCGCIDIGVKWLSAYAFSTENWKRSPDEVKFLMGFNRDVIRRRRDEMNEMGVRVRWAGRRPRLWRSVIKELEVAEELTKKNTVMTLTMCVNYGGRAEIADATKEIARQVAAGKLDPEKITEATVAKYLDESDMPDVDLFLRPSGEQRTSNFLIWQSAYAEFVFQKKLFPDFDRRDLWEACVEYASRDRRFGGVKYE
- the era gene encoding GTPase Era → MTDSSEHDFRSGFICFVGRPNTGKSTLTNALVGSKIAITSSRPQTTRHTIRGIVHREHAQLILVDTPGLHRPRTLLGQRLNDLVQDTYSEVDVICLCIPADEKIGPGDRWILEQVRHIAPKTTLIGVITKIDKVKKERVVQQLMALSKLLGEDSHVIPVSAASGEQVEKLVDLLASELPQGPAFYPDGELTDEPEEILMAELIREAALEGVRDELPHSLAVVIEEVTPREGHDNMLDVHAILYVERSSQKAIIIGKGGSRLKEVGTASRLQIEKLLGTRIYLDLHVKIAKDWQTDPKQMGKLGF
- the ybeY gene encoding rRNA maturation RNase YbeY, whose product is MSIEVSNESGMDISEPELVSVARFAIASMDVHPAAELSMVLVDSATMADLHMRWMDLPGPTDVMSFPMDELEPGGRPDAPEPGPSMLGDIVLCPSFAADQAAAAGHPLEHELALLTVHGVLHLLGYDHAEPDEEKEMFGLQNRILEEWYEDLRRAEEADVQAARDERLLGKTGFARDENL
- a CDS encoding Fur family transcriptional regulator translates to MPRKAEHVTDKTETVRPRKPVAVGVRATKQRSAISDLLDDIEEFRSAQDLHDELRKRGEGIGLTTVYRTLQTLADAGTVDVLRVDTGESVYRRCSSGHHHHLVCRDCGYTVEVEGPTVEKWSQSVAEDNGFTEVSHTVEIFGLCSECKAK
- a CDS encoding hemolysin family protein, which gives rise to MSNAPALIVSAVVLVPVAGLFAAVDSALNTVSRARLEDMVKDERSGAIGLRSIVADRPRYVNLTVLLRILCEIAATVLLAGGMMDLFSETLALAVTAIVMVLVSYVAVGVGPRTLGRQHAYSIALSAAFPLRALGWILGPVSRLLILIGNAITPGRGFRNGPFASEIELRELVDMARERGVVADDERRMIQSVFELGDTSAREVMVPRPEMVWIESDKSAGQATSLAVRSGHSRIPVIGENVDDIVGVVYLKDLVQQTYYSTDGGRGVRVDQLMRPAVFVPDSKALDSLLAEMQRDRNHMAVLVDEYGGTAGLVTIEDVLEEIVGEIADEYDADEVAPIEDLGDGRYRISARVPLEDVGELFGIDIESEDVDTIGGLLGYELGRVPLPGSRVETHGLTLVGEGGADPKGRVRITTVLVERVPAPEGDDRDDQVSETEDADAR
- a CDS encoding ArsR/SmtB family transcription factor, producing MAIGGHTHDPFVSAPPAPIPPKETLAAAGDILRALAAPVRIAIVLQLRESERCVHELVGALGVTQPLISQHLRVLKAAGVVQGERNGREVLYRLVDDHLAHIVVDAVAHAEEG